Proteins encoded in a region of the Natrarchaeobius halalkaliphilus genome:
- the fmdA gene encoding formamidase gives MPETVFEVDTEAPPDEQPDPIVNRWHPDVPPVASIDPGEKVRIECMDWTGGQVNNDDSANDIRDMALDPNHHLSGPFEVTGAEPGDILIVDILDLGAFPDHEWGFNAIFDKENGGGFLTDHFPEARKSIWELDGVIASSRHIDDVRFPGCAHPGILGTAPSHELLEEWNERERALIERGPDAETAVNHETREEQPPLALPPESNDVLLGGMDDDDAEEAAEEAARTIPPRENAGNCDIKNLGRGSRVYLPVFVDGANFITGDLHFSQGDGEITFCGAIEMAGWVDLKVDVIKDGMEKMGTDYAMFKPGYMDPDFSDYVVFEGYSVDEDGKQHYKNANVGMRRACLDAIDYMTNFGYSEEQAYMILSTAPVESRIAGIVDLPNTCVTVSLPEEIFDIDINPDILADGDATGDRGGVAKTS, from the coding sequence ATGCCGGAGACAGTCTTTGAGGTAGACACAGAGGCACCGCCGGATGAGCAACCGGACCCGATCGTCAATCGATGGCATCCCGACGTCCCGCCAGTCGCATCGATCGATCCAGGAGAAAAGGTTCGAATCGAATGCATGGACTGGACCGGAGGACAGGTAAACAACGACGACAGCGCCAACGATATTCGGGACATGGCGCTCGACCCGAACCACCACTTGAGCGGTCCGTTCGAGGTTACGGGGGCCGAACCGGGAGATATCCTCATCGTCGACATACTCGATCTCGGTGCGTTCCCCGACCACGAGTGGGGATTCAACGCTATTTTCGACAAAGAAAACGGTGGTGGATTCCTCACGGATCACTTCCCCGAGGCTCGCAAAAGTATCTGGGAGCTAGATGGTGTAATCGCCAGTAGCCGACACATCGACGATGTTCGATTCCCTGGCTGTGCTCATCCCGGTATTCTCGGGACGGCACCGTCCCACGAACTCTTAGAGGAGTGGAACGAGCGCGAACGAGCGCTCATCGAACGCGGACCCGACGCGGAAACGGCCGTCAATCACGAGACGCGCGAAGAGCAGCCACCGCTCGCGTTGCCACCCGAATCCAACGACGTTCTACTGGGAGGAATGGACGACGACGACGCAGAAGAGGCCGCAGAGGAGGCGGCCCGAACGATCCCACCTCGAGAGAACGCGGGCAACTGTGACATCAAGAACCTCGGGCGAGGCTCTCGAGTGTACCTCCCCGTGTTCGTCGATGGAGCGAACTTCATCACCGGAGACCTCCACTTCTCACAGGGAGATGGAGAGATCACGTTCTGTGGTGCGATCGAAATGGCTGGCTGGGTCGACCTGAAGGTCGACGTCATCAAAGACGGAATGGAGAAAATGGGAACCGATTACGCCATGTTCAAGCCGGGATATATGGATCCGGACTTCTCCGACTACGTCGTCTTCGAAGGGTACTCCGTAGACGAGGACGGAAAGCAACATTACAAGAACGCCAACGTCGGCATGCGTCGGGCCTGTCTCGATGCGATCGACTACATGACGAACTTCGGATACAGCGAAGAGCAGGCCTACATGATCCTGAGTACGGCACCAGTAGAGAGTCGTATCGCAGGAATCGTCGACCTGCCGAACACGTGCGTAACGGTCTCGCTTCCGGAGGAGATATTCGATATCGATATCAATCCGGATATCCTGGCCGACGGCGATGCTACCGGAGACCGGGGCGGCGTCGCGAAAACCTCGTAG
- a CDS encoding AmiS/UreI family transporter, whose translation MVYSVLGMGLLFVGGVLFVNGIWLLGRGSDEDVAVFNFLTGLITFLIVLWWGFGDGSAGTPFDAAGTMLFSFTYLWLGANAYRGVADQRSFGWYCAFVAIVAIPTGYLVLLDGDLGLTALWWVWAALWASFFLLLGLQRDEYTAPVGWFTALVGVVTAVSGYLMAAGFWPWA comes from the coding sequence ATGGTCTATAGTGTTCTTGGAATGGGGCTCCTGTTCGTCGGCGGTGTCCTGTTCGTAAACGGGATATGGCTACTCGGCCGTGGCTCCGACGAAGACGTCGCCGTTTTCAACTTCCTTACAGGACTAATAACGTTCTTGATCGTGCTCTGGTGGGGGTTCGGTGACGGCTCAGCTGGTACTCCGTTCGATGCGGCCGGTACGATGTTATTTTCCTTCACGTATCTGTGGCTCGGCGCGAACGCCTACCGCGGCGTTGCCGATCAGCGGTCGTTCGGCTGGTACTGTGCGTTCGTTGCGATCGTTGCCATCCCGACGGGCTACCTCGTTCTTTTGGACGGCGATCTCGGACTCACCGCCCTGTGGTGGGTCTGGGCTGCACTCTGGGCGTCCTTTTTCCTGCTGTTAGGATTACAACGAGACGAATACACGGCTCCAGTCGGTTGGTTCACGGCGCTCGTCGGCGTTGTTACGGCCGTCTCGGGATATCTCATGGCTGCCGGATTCTGGCCCTGGGCCTGA
- a CDS encoding archaea-specific SMC-related protein, with protein sequence MESSNDREEQFASSSSEVSIEVTNVGGIDSTDLRLSPGVTILTGQNATNRTSLLRAAAGGLGGTAGVLKRDADRGHVSMTIGGETYERRYERTQTGVRTEGNTYSDADELIDLFVCLLEDNALRRAVRAGDELADLLLAPIDTETLTRQINELQSERTQLDEQLNEIERDRKRLPALEQKRTELENRLEEITANLDAVRSQLEPEASDDENVEHAESVLERIEELRIHREETKSELETQRSIRDELAGELETVQESLSEIDVREAKQREIQGEIERLQGRESELSKTITELSTIRSQNRQVLDGESKIVSELAVSDETIDRLDPMSQSIECWTCGSDIERQAITARLDELERLVESKRNEREELRETLAERRSRYDSIQRRMEKRQELRSRKADLERELERRSESIETLAKKADRLREEVSEHRETLESIDTIADETHSDYERLSELEYNRGQTEQELRELEDEITEIEYRVSKSTDLETRRGDITERITSLRSRAETIERDVIETFNTHSEAVLDRLAYENIERVWIERRTHDDKTTFPLHIVRTDDDGTAYEDEVTHLSESEREVVGLVVALAGYLTHDVQEVVPMILLDSLEAIDADRIAELIDYFRSHVEYLVLALLHEDAAVLPESYDRVYAEESLA encoded by the coding sequence ATGGAGAGCAGTAACGATCGAGAGGAACAGTTCGCCTCATCATCCTCCGAAGTATCTATCGAGGTCACGAACGTCGGTGGAATCGATTCGACTGATCTACGCCTATCCCCGGGTGTAACGATTCTCACCGGTCAAAACGCGACTAACCGAACGTCGTTGCTTCGAGCCGCAGCCGGGGGACTCGGAGGGACGGCAGGCGTACTGAAACGGGACGCAGATCGCGGCCACGTTTCGATGACTATCGGTGGGGAGACCTACGAACGACGATACGAGCGGACCCAAACTGGCGTTCGAACCGAAGGGAACACCTACAGCGACGCCGACGAACTGATCGACCTCTTCGTGTGCCTACTCGAAGACAACGCCCTCAGGCGTGCGGTCAGGGCGGGCGACGAGCTCGCTGATCTCCTGCTCGCTCCGATCGACACGGAGACGTTGACGCGACAGATCAACGAACTCCAGTCCGAGCGTACGCAGCTAGACGAACAGTTGAACGAAATCGAACGCGATCGAAAACGACTGCCGGCGCTCGAACAAAAGCGAACCGAACTCGAGAACCGCCTCGAGGAGATCACAGCGAACCTCGACGCCGTCCGAAGCCAACTCGAGCCAGAAGCGAGCGACGACGAAAACGTCGAGCACGCAGAATCCGTACTCGAACGGATCGAAGAGCTCCGGATACACCGAGAGGAGACGAAATCCGAACTGGAAACACAACGATCGATTCGCGACGAGTTAGCGGGCGAACTCGAGACCGTCCAGGAATCACTTTCCGAGATCGACGTTCGCGAAGCTAAACAGCGCGAAATCCAGGGAGAGATCGAACGACTCCAGGGACGCGAATCGGAGCTCTCGAAAACGATCACCGAACTCTCGACGATTCGGTCCCAAAACAGACAGGTGCTGGACGGAGAGAGCAAGATCGTATCCGAACTCGCCGTCAGCGACGAAACGATCGATCGTCTGGATCCGATGAGTCAATCCATCGAGTGTTGGACCTGTGGTAGCGACATCGAGCGCCAAGCGATCACGGCTCGTCTCGACGAACTGGAACGACTGGTCGAATCCAAACGAAACGAACGCGAAGAACTTCGAGAAACGCTCGCGGAACGACGCTCTCGATACGACTCCATCCAGCGCCGGATGGAAAAACGCCAGGAGCTCCGATCGCGCAAGGCGGATCTCGAACGCGAACTCGAGCGACGATCCGAGTCGATCGAAACGCTGGCGAAAAAGGCAGATCGCTTGCGTGAGGAGGTTTCCGAACACCGGGAGACGCTCGAGTCGATAGACACCATCGCAGACGAAACCCACAGCGACTACGAACGACTGAGCGAACTGGAGTACAATCGGGGACAGACCGAACAGGAACTCCGTGAGCTCGAAGACGAAATTACCGAAATCGAGTACCGGGTAAGCAAGTCAACTGATCTCGAGACACGTCGTGGAGATATCACGGAGCGCATTACCTCGCTCCGATCGCGCGCCGAAACCATTGAAAGAGACGTCATCGAGACGTTCAACACGCACAGTGAAGCGGTTCTGGATCGTCTCGCGTACGAGAACATCGAGCGGGTCTGGATCGAGCGGCGAACGCACGACGATAAGACGACGTTTCCGCTGCACATCGTTCGAACGGACGACGACGGAACCGCCTACGAAGACGAGGTGACGCACCTGAGCGAAAGTGAACGAGAGGTCGTCGGACTCGTCGTGGCGCTGGCCGGCTACCTGACCCACGATGTTCAGGAAGTCGTTCCGATGATACTGCTGGATTCCCTCGAAGCGATCGACGCAGACCGGATCGCAGAACTCATCGACTATTTCCGATCCCATGTTGAGTATCTCGTACTCGCGTTATTACACGAAGACGCCGCGGTATTACCGGAGTCGTACGATCGGGTGTACGCCGAGGAATCGCTGGCCTGA
- the rdfA gene encoding rod-determining factor RdfA produces MDQGTNLPHEGDADPTEPTDCCKVGRVALAFDVTEAVTQLARDRRSGDSYRTLAEQFNKDLIESALERADIESDRSIHAALVGDDIATEVYRLFRTDSDSDVRRAEVRARLSDAGVDVDRLESALVSHVTIRSHLTECVTVEVDESPPSFERTVNTTQWAHTRASNVIQSTLDRAVDHGHLRTGPLEAELSVRVTCTVCGDSFYLTDLLDQRRCSCHHDR; encoded by the coding sequence ATGGATCAGGGTACGAACCTCCCTCACGAGGGCGACGCGGATCCGACGGAGCCTACTGATTGCTGTAAGGTGGGACGAGTCGCTCTGGCGTTCGACGTTACCGAGGCCGTCACTCAGCTCGCACGCGATCGACGTAGCGGCGATAGTTATCGAACGCTCGCAGAACAGTTCAACAAAGATTTGATCGAGAGCGCGCTGGAACGTGCCGATATCGAGAGCGACCGATCAATTCACGCGGCGTTGGTCGGGGACGATATCGCGACCGAAGTGTATCGCCTCTTTCGAACTGATAGTGACTCCGACGTCCGTCGAGCGGAGGTCCGTGCCCGGCTTTCCGATGCGGGAGTCGACGTCGATCGTCTCGAGTCCGCGCTCGTGTCTCACGTGACGATCCGGTCGCACCTCACGGAGTGTGTGACCGTCGAGGTCGACGAGTCACCACCTTCGTTCGAACGAACCGTCAACACCACGCAGTGGGCTCATACGCGCGCATCGAACGTCATCCAGAGCACGCTCGATCGGGCAGTCGATCACGGTCACCTTCGGACCGGCCCACTCGAAGCCGAGCTATCGGTACGGGTAACGTGTACGGTGTGTGGCGATTCGTTCTATCTCACGGACCTGCTCGACCAGCGACGCTGCTCGTGTCATCACGATCGATGA
- a CDS encoding AMP-binding protein, producing the protein MVTEHGTDQRHRIPPPEEFVDQANVSDPSIYDAFDERWPDCWERATSLLSWDRPYTEILERIEQPPYRRWFSDGTLNACYNCVDRHVEAGRGDEPALRWVRETGDRRTYTYADLEREVNAVAAVLRDLGVSAGDPVGVYMPRLPELPITMLAAARLGAPHMVVFAEYSPSMVASFIRETGVETLVTADGYSRNGEFRDLASSAENAIESVDHDVTVVSTTRTDEPDTDTVGLDFDALRAASRGRTVEPVTRTSTDRLFVTYASGPTGTPTGMTHLIGSYLSYVAWTTYAVLDVKPKDTLWCPAGIEWITGHSYVVYGPLVLGATTILYEGASDYPDPHRPWEIIENNDVNQFYTTPTAIRTFMDWGGEYPTAHDRSSLRLLGTVGQRIEPETWRWFYEHVGNERCPIVDTWYQAETGGITLSTLPGICAMKPGSVGPPLPGIDVAVVDAIGDPVESGDAGYLTFERPWPGFFRPVGSTDQAERYWTEFGHPDDRWIYFAKDGALRDEEYITVLGRLDDIINIGYHSKNRVHTSEIERTILDLEAVEDVAVVCGTHEIKGEAPYAFVVPVDRSSSDIHETIAETVRLDLAAQACPEACYLVPELPRTYSGSVLRQVLTDLLDGEYLGDTDMLRNPGVLDHIAVEIRQNHSSTR; encoded by the coding sequence ATGGTCACGGAACACGGTACCGATCAGCGCCACAGAATCCCGCCACCGGAGGAGTTCGTCGATCAGGCGAACGTTTCCGATCCGTCGATATACGACGCATTCGACGAGCGCTGGCCCGACTGCTGGGAGCGGGCGACGTCGCTTCTCTCGTGGGATCGACCGTACACCGAGATCCTAGAACGGATAGAGCAGCCGCCGTACCGGCGGTGGTTCTCCGATGGCACGCTGAACGCCTGCTACAACTGCGTCGATCGACACGTCGAAGCGGGCAGAGGTGACGAGCCTGCACTGCGATGGGTTCGCGAAACAGGTGACCGTCGAACGTACACGTATGCGGACCTCGAGCGGGAGGTAAACGCCGTCGCGGCCGTGCTACGGGATCTCGGCGTGTCCGCCGGTGATCCCGTCGGGGTCTACATGCCGCGTCTTCCGGAGCTACCCATAACGATGCTCGCAGCAGCTCGACTCGGCGCGCCTCACATGGTGGTTTTCGCGGAGTATTCCCCGTCCATGGTCGCTTCGTTCATCCGTGAAACCGGTGTCGAGACACTCGTCACTGCGGACGGGTACTCTCGGAACGGGGAGTTCCGTGACCTGGCCTCGAGCGCGGAAAACGCTATCGAGAGCGTCGATCACGACGTGACCGTCGTTTCGACGACCCGAACGGATGAACCCGATACCGACACTGTCGGACTGGACTTCGACGCGCTTCGGGCTGCGTCTCGCGGACGGACGGTAGAGCCAGTGACGAGAACGAGCACTGATCGGCTGTTCGTCACCTACGCATCCGGACCGACGGGTACCCCGACCGGCATGACGCATCTGATCGGATCGTACCTGTCGTACGTCGCCTGGACCACGTACGCGGTTCTCGACGTGAAACCGAAGGACACGCTGTGGTGTCCCGCGGGTATCGAGTGGATCACCGGTCACTCCTACGTCGTATACGGACCGCTCGTACTCGGTGCGACGACGATTCTGTACGAGGGGGCGTCCGACTATCCCGACCCTCACCGACCCTGGGAGATCATCGAGAACAACGACGTCAACCAGTTCTATACGACCCCGACGGCGATTCGGACGTTTATGGATTGGGGTGGAGAGTATCCGACAGCGCACGACCGCTCGTCGCTTCGCCTGCTCGGCACGGTCGGCCAGCGAATCGAACCCGAGACCTGGCGGTGGTTTTACGAACACGTCGGGAACGAACGCTGTCCGATCGTCGACACGTGGTATCAGGCCGAGACGGGCGGAATCACCCTTTCGACGCTGCCGGGTATCTGTGCGATGAAGCCGGGATCAGTCGGACCACCGCTTCCGGGGATCGATGTCGCTGTCGTCGATGCGATCGGAGACCCTGTCGAATCCGGCGATGCGGGCTATCTCACGTTCGAACGACCGTGGCCGGGGTTCTTCCGACCAGTCGGCTCCACCGATCAGGCAGAACGCTACTGGACCGAGTTCGGTCATCCGGACGATCGGTGGATATACTTCGCCAAAGACGGTGCCCTCCGTGACGAGGAGTACATCACCGTTCTCGGTCGGTTAGACGATATCATCAACATCGGCTATCACAGCAAGAACCGCGTTCACACCAGCGAGATCGAACGGACGATTCTCGATCTCGAGGCGGTCGAAGACGTCGCGGTCGTCTGTGGCACACACGAGATCAAAGGCGAAGCACCGTACGCCTTCGTCGTCCCTGTGGATCGATCCTCGAGTGATATCCACGAAACGATAGCCGAAACCGTCCGACTCGACCTCGCCGCTCAAGCGTGTCCGGAAGCCTGTTATCTCGTTCCCGAACTTCCCCGAACATACTCGGGGAGCGTGCTTCGGCAGGTGCTTACGGATCTCCTCGACGGCGAGTACCTCGGGGATACGGACATGCTTCGAAACCCGGGTGTACTCGATCACATCGCCGTCGAAATCAGACAAAATCATTCTTCCACTCGGTGA
- the thsA gene encoding thermosome subunit alpha, which translates to MVDNDVSPESLVSTATRDTSETRESNFDAGTQLAETVRSTLGPNGLDKMLVSNGTVVVTNDGASILNRLDISHPVATLIVEVAEQQDVTAGDGTTTAVVLAGELLSKADSLLEKGLHPAKITEGYQIAASHVVSLLDKRTVSIDFDDDRRLRDIARTVVTGKWDESGTEFLADRAVETVRSIERDGRIGFERITRKTIPGGSFYDSQVIDGLVIDMEESSTSVVSPGIDLPRRLEDATVALVDEELSVETAQGIGAVSVTSYDEFEALQGYEREIYDQYAEAITAVGADVVFCQQSIDEPVRYSLAESGVLSVERTRRDELHKLARATGARAAPIDDLDRARVGTASIVERQSLGSTEITIVSGFEAFDQVSVLFRGGTEHVAAETKRMLDNCFFALKLALEDEAVIPGGGATEVSLARELRSEATARSGTEQLAIEAFADVLETVPKTLAESSGLDPIDTLLELRTAHHDGRHTAGLDLDRGTVVDMIDHGVLEPLHVKRQAISSAAEAANLVTRIDGTIALDGELGGHDHGHDHDHGPGNVVHSTEGYPWAVGHSMGHDHG; encoded by the coding sequence ATGGTGGACAATGACGTGTCCCCGGAGTCACTCGTATCGACTGCTACGAGGGATACAAGCGAGACCCGGGAGTCGAACTTCGACGCCGGAACCCAGCTTGCCGAGACTGTTCGATCGACGCTCGGCCCGAACGGACTCGACAAGATGCTGGTCTCGAACGGAACGGTCGTCGTCACGAACGATGGTGCGAGCATTCTGAATCGCCTCGACATCTCACATCCGGTCGCAACGCTCATCGTCGAAGTCGCTGAACAGCAGGATGTGACCGCTGGCGACGGGACGACGACCGCGGTGGTCCTCGCCGGCGAACTCCTGTCGAAGGCAGACTCGTTGCTCGAAAAGGGGCTACACCCAGCAAAGATTACCGAGGGATACCAGATCGCCGCGTCGCATGTGGTTTCCCTCCTCGACAAGAGAACCGTCTCGATCGATTTCGACGACGATCGCCGGCTTCGGGATATCGCACGAACGGTCGTTACCGGGAAGTGGGACGAGTCGGGAACTGAGTTTCTCGCAGACCGGGCCGTCGAGACCGTTCGTTCGATCGAGCGTGACGGTCGGATCGGCTTCGAGCGGATCACTCGGAAGACGATCCCTGGTGGATCGTTCTACGACTCGCAGGTTATCGACGGGCTCGTCATCGACATGGAGGAGTCCTCGACGAGCGTCGTCTCGCCGGGGATCGATCTCCCGCGGCGACTCGAGGACGCTACCGTTGCACTGGTCGACGAGGAACTCTCGGTCGAGACAGCCCAGGGAATCGGTGCCGTGAGTGTGACGTCCTACGACGAATTCGAGGCCCTTCAGGGATACGAACGGGAGATATACGACCAGTACGCCGAGGCGATCACGGCCGTCGGTGCGGACGTCGTCTTCTGTCAGCAATCGATCGACGAACCGGTCCGATACTCGCTTGCCGAATCGGGTGTCCTCTCGGTCGAACGAACACGACGGGACGAACTACACAAACTGGCGCGAGCGACCGGTGCCAGGGCGGCTCCGATCGACGACCTAGATCGTGCGAGGGTCGGTACCGCATCGATCGTCGAACGACAGTCGCTCGGATCGACCGAGATCACGATAGTCTCCGGATTCGAGGCGTTCGATCAGGTGTCGGTTCTGTTTCGCGGCGGAACCGAACACGTCGCAGCCGAGACGAAGCGAATGCTCGACAACTGTTTTTTCGCCCTAAAACTCGCTCTCGAGGACGAAGCGGTGATTCCCGGCGGTGGTGCCACCGAAGTCTCCCTTGCACGCGAACTCAGATCCGAGGCGACGGCCCGATCCGGGACGGAACAACTCGCCATCGAGGCGTTTGCGGACGTCCTCGAGACGGTTCCGAAAACGCTCGCCGAGAGCAGCGGGCTGGATCCCATCGATACCCTACTCGAGTTACGGACCGCACACCACGACGGCAGGCACACTGCTGGATTAGATCTCGACCGCGGCACGGTCGTCGATATGATCGATCACGGTGTACTCGAGCCCCTGCACGTCAAGCGACAGGCTATCTCGAGCGCTGCTGAGGCGGCGAATCTGGTCACTCGTATCGACGGTACGATCGCGCTAGATGGCGAACTCGGCGGTCACGATCACGGTCACGACCACGATCACGGTCCCGGCAACGTCGTACACAGCACTGAGGGGTACCCCTGGGCCGTGGGCCACTCGATGGGTCACGATCACGGCTGA